A single region of the Betta splendens chromosome 12, fBetSpl5.4, whole genome shotgun sequence genome encodes:
- the bhmt gene encoding betaine--homocysteine S-methyltransferase 1, translating to MAPAGAKKSILERLDAGEVVIGDGGFVFALEKRGYVKAGPWTPEAAAEHPEAVRQLHREFLRAGSNVMQTFTFYASDDKLENRGHTQRFTGQQINEAACDLAREVADEGDALVAGGVSQTPSYLSCKSEDDVKATFKKQIDVFVQKNVDFLIAEYFEHVEEAEWAVQVLKTTGKPVAATLCIGPEGDLNGVSPGDCAVRLVKAGAQIVGVNCHFDPATCVKTVKLMKEGVEKAGLKAHYMSQPLAYHTPDCNRQGFIDLQEFPFSLEPRILTRWDMQKYARDAYDVGIRYIGGCCGFEPYHIRALAEELAPERGFLPAGSEKHGTWGSGLEMHTKPWVRARARRDYWEKLKPASGRPFCPSMSTPDGWGVTKGHADLMQQKEATSDEQLKALFEKANKSH from the exons ATGGCACCAGCTGGCGCAAAAAAG AGCATTCTGGAGCGTCTGGACGCAGGCGAGGTGGTCATCGGCGACGGCGGCTTTGTTTTCGCCCTGGAGAAGAGGGGTTACGTCAAGGCCGGGCCGTGGACGCCCGAGGCCGCTGCCGAGCACCCGGAGGCCG TGCGCCAGCTGCACCGGGAGTTCCTCAGGGCCGGCTCCAATGTCATGCAGACGTTCACGTTCTACGCGAGCGACGACAAGCTGGAGAACCGAGGTCACACTCAGCGCTTCACC GGGCAGCAAATAAACGAAGCAGCCTGCGACCTGGCCAGGGAGGTGGCCGACGAGGGCGATGCCCTGGTGGCGGGGGGAGTGTCCCAGACCCCCTCTTACCTCAGCTGCAAGAGCGAGGATGACGTGAAGGCCACGTTTAAGAAACAGATCGACGTCTTCGTTCAGAAAAACGTCGACTTCCTGATTGCAGAG taCTTTGAGcatgtggaggaggcagagtgggCGGTCCAGGTGTTGAAGACCACCGGGAAGCCTGTGGCTGCGACGCTCTGCATCGGGCCTGAGGGGGACCTGAATGGCGTCAGCCCTGGAGACTGTGCCGTCAGACTCGTCAAAGCTG GTGCTCAGATCGTGGGCGTTAACTGCCACTTTGACCCCGCGACCTGTGTGAAGACTGTGAAGCTGATGAAGGAGGGCGTGGAGAAGGCCGGGCTCAAGGCTCACTACATGAGCCAGCCTCTGGCCTACCACACTCCTGACTGCAACCGCCAGGGTTTCATCGACCTGCAGGAGTTCCCTTTCA GTCTggagcccaggatcctgaccaGGTGGGACATGCAAAAATACGCCAGGGATGCCTACGACGTGGGCATCCGTTACATCGGCGGCTGCTGTGGGTTCGAGCCCTATCACATCCGTGCCTTGGCGGAGGAGCTGGCGCCTGAGAGGGGGTTCCTGCCCGCTGGCTCTGAGAAGCATGGCACCTGGGGCAGCGGCCTGGAGATGCACACCAAGCCATGGGTCAGAGCCCG GGCACGTCGCGACTACTGGGAGAAGCTGAAGCCTGCGTCTGGGCGTCCTTTCTGTCCCTCCATGTCGACGCCTGACGGCTGGGGCGTCACCAAAGGCCACGCTGACCTGATGCAGCAGAAGGAGGCCACCTCGGACGAGCAGCTCAAGGCTCTCTTTGAAAAGGCCAACAAAAGCCACTGA